Proteins encoded within one genomic window of Alosa alosa isolate M-15738 ecotype Scorff River chromosome 24, AALO_Geno_1.1, whole genome shotgun sequence:
- the intu gene encoding LOW QUALITY PROTEIN: protein inturned (The sequence of the model RefSeq protein was modified relative to this genomic sequence to represent the inferred CDS: inserted 1 base in 1 codon) encodes MAKNLFRNCANECSSTWRLDEVQASTWKKEEARARASAANHVRFSEQEAEIITEEGRHRGCGGGGGGSDGRVGSKVTPRLKRLAGLLRRKKHGRGEGSPSRPPPSILKNQAVGARHTGQQQQQPILKDVCVYLNPKRLAGTPHLLPESGGLLEALLGVVHRGGRGTGPQRLTVHGLVPNSPASRSGHILIGDVILAVDDVEVTSENIERILSCIPGPTQVRLTLETTAPDGGGCPFVEDEGIRGRGSAAVSQLVRLLWGEDTVELQMAISHIPHVIMYLSLRLDTEPTHEEQEILYQYPVSEASAQLKGVRGIFLTLCDMLENVTGGQIISSSLLLKRQLVHVGYWKEGDNLLVIGLPADRVPLIYLQSVVEGVVRTLRVMYGSLDSAFCEEDNSPRLDHFFCLFFQQLIQPSRLIDSPTTPDVSGTLFLDGLPAVRWLTLPPEIKVEVDTVLSDFEAADFGDMSEDFYGMRRLYVTLGSCLFYKGYLIANHLPKEDLRDVCLYCQHYSLLPLAAEQRVGQLVIWREVFPQRRALHSPPLGYAEPLGRYFLLIVGLRHLMQCVLLEAGGCASAVEGAVGPDCVYVDQVKATLLQLEGLEVGMEERLNAPPAPCLSCADWFLPSGAGLAGGQGQGQTARDRLPSISRLANALRPPXRAPGPSPQRSLSDSGSEGGHVDVGGAAMPPSPGSTPDSARKTPPATSASAFVRRDSLGSGGSDGSGGSGSLFRTPKLKHPNPFYLGSLRKSLTERETEEMNSTLKLTSGLENTLFHYVLMESVQGVFIAPTHRDMAQLSGTIHPQLIRNFHHCCLSIRAAFQQSLPPRERRDMSRQHGGLGPVKEHGVLFQCKPENWTDQKKPAPTMTYWVIGRMLLEPIPQEFYVCFHDSVPEVPVEMAFRLSFGLAL; translated from the exons ATGGCAAAAAATTTATTTCGGAATTGTGCAAATGAATGCTCTTCTACCTGGAGGCTGGATGAGGTGCAGGCTTCTACCTGGAAGAAAGAGGAGGCCAGGGCCCGCGCCTCAGCAGCCAATCATGTGCGCTTCAGTGAGCAGGAGGCAGAGATCATCACAGAGGAAGGACGGCACCGGGGCTGTggaggtggtggcggcggcagtGACGGGCGtgtggggtcaaaggtcacgccTCGACTCAAAAGACTTGCGGGACTACTGCGTCGAAAGAAGCATGGACGGGGTGAAGGGAGTCCCTCTcgtccccctccctccatcctgaaGAACCAGGCGGTGGGGGCCAGGCATACcggtcagcagcagcagcagccgatCCTGAAGGACGTGTGCGTCTACCTCAACCCCAAACGGCTGGCCGGCACTCCTCACCTCCTGCCGGAGAGCGGGGGCCTCCTGGAGGCCCTGCTGGGCGTGGTGCACCGGGGGGGGCGTGGCACAGGGCCACAGAGACTCACGGTCCACGGGCTGGTGCCCAACAGCCCTGCTAGCAGGAGTGGCCACATACTCATCG GAGATGTCATTCTGGCTGTCGATGATGTGGAGGTTACCTCAGAGAACATTGAGAGGATTCTGTCCTGCATACCTGGCCCCacacag GTGAGGCTGACTCTGGAGACGACGGCCCCGGATGGCGGCGGCTGCCCGTTCGTCGAGGACGAGGGGATCAGAGGTCGCGGCTCGGCGGCGGTCTCCCAGCTGGTGCGTCTGCTATGGGGAGAGGACACAGTCGAGCTGCAGATGGCCATCTCTCACATCCCCCACGTCATCATGTATCTGTCGCTGCGCCTGGACACTGAACCCACGCATGAGGAG cAGGAGATACTGTACCAGTACCCTGTGTCTGAGGCGTCCGCTCAACTGAAGGGAGTGAGGGGCATCTTCCTTACTCTCTGTGACATGCTGGAGAATGTCACCGGGGGACAGATCATcag ctcctctctcctcctgaaGAGGCAGCTGGTTCATGTGGGCTACTGGAAGGAGGGGGACAACCTGCTGGTCATCGGCCTGCCCGCAGACAG AGTGCCATTGATCTACCTGCAGTCAGTGGTGGAGGGAGTGGTGCGCACACTCAGGGTCATGTACGGATCTTTGGacag TGCGTTCTGTGAGGAGGACAACTCTCCGCGGCTGGACCACTTCTTCTGCCTCTTCTTCCAGCAGCTCATCCAGCCGTCCCGTTTGATTGACAGCCCCACGACCCCTGACGTCTCGGGGACCCTCTTCCTGGACGGCCTGCCTGCCGTGCGCTGGCTCACTCTTCCCCCAGAGATCAAG GTGGAGGTAGACACAGTGCTGTCAGACTTTGAGGCGGCTGATTTTGGAGACATG TCAGAGGACTTCTATGGCATGAGACGTCTCTATGTCACCCTGGGCTCCTGTCTCTTCTACAAG GGCTACCTGATAGCGAACCACCTGCCGAAGGAGGACCTGCGTGACGTGTGCCTCTACTGCCAGCACTACAGCCTGCTGCCACTGGCCGCCGAGCAGCGCGTGGGTCAGCTGGTCATCTGGAGGGAAGTGTTCCCCCAGCGCCGAGCCCTGCACTCCCCACCGCTGGGCTACGCAGAACCCCTCGGACGATACTTCCTGCTCATCGTGGgcctg aggcatctgatgcagtgtgtgttgcTGGAGGCGGGTGGCTGTGCGTCGGCCGTGGAGGGCGCGGTGGGTCCGGACTGCGTGTACGTGGACCAGGTCAAGGCCACGCTGCTGCAGCTGGAGGGCCTGGAGGTCGGCATGGAGGAGCGCCTCAACGCCCCGCCCGCCCCCTGCCTCTCCTGCGCCGATTGGTTCCTGCCCTCGGGGGCGGGGTTGGCGGGAGGGCAGGGTCAAGGTCAAACCGCCAGGGACCGCCTCCCGTCCATCAGCCGATTGGCCAACGCCCTGAGGCCCC CCCGCGCCCCCGGGCCGAGCCCCCAGCGGAGCCTGTCGGACAGCGGCAGCGAGGGTGGGCACGTGGACGTGGGCGGCGCCGCGATGCCTCCCAGCCCCGGCTCCACGCCAGACTCGGCCCGCAAGACGCCGCCGGCCACCTCCGCGTCCGCGTTCGTCCGGCGGGACTCGCTTGGCTCGGGCGGATCAGATGGGAGCGGGGGCAGTGGGAGCCTCTTCAGG ACCCCCAAACTGAAGCACCCAAACCCCTTCTACCTGGGTTCACTGAGGAAGAgcctgactgagagagagacagaggaaatgaACAGCACACTGAA GCTGACGTCGGGTCTGGAGAACACCCTGTTCCACTACGTGCTGATGGAGAGTGTGCAGGGCGTGTTCATCGCCCCGACGCACCGCGACATGGCCCAGCTCAGCGGCACCATCCACCCGCAGCTCATACGCAACTTCCACCACTGCTGCCTGTCCATCAGGGCAGCCTTCCAGCAGAGCCTCCCGCCCAGG gagaggcGGGACATGTCGCGGCAGCATGGTGGTTTGGGCCCAGTGAAGGAGCATGGGGTTCTGTTCCAGTGTAAACCTGAAAACTGGACCGACCAAAAGAAACCAGCACCCACCATGACATACTGGGTCATTgg GCGAATGCTTCTTGAACCCATCCCTCAGGAGTTCTATGTGTGTTTCCATGATTCTGTACCGGAGGTTCCCGTGGAGATGGCCTTCAGACTATCCTTTGGCCTTGCCTTATGa